A segment of the Streptomyces diastaticus subsp. diastaticus genome:
CAGCCCCTGGAGCACGGCGACGAGGGGGCGGTAGCTCGGGGAGGAGACCATGTGGTCGGGGTCTTCGCCGGGCTCCAGGAAGACGGGGACCACGATCCGGGCGACCTTGCCCTCTTCGGGCTCCTGGCGCAGTGCGCGGCCGATGATCTGGATGATCTGCACGGTGGACTGGCGGGTGTCGGCGAAGACGACCGCGTCGACGCCGCGGCGGCCTCTGATGTCGACGCCTTCGCCGAGGACCTGGCAGCTGCTCAGGAACGAGACGTCGCTGACCCAGCCTTCGTGGTCCAGGCCGTCGGCGAACCGGTTCAAAACGGTGCGCCGGTGCTGGGCGGGGTGTTCGCCGCTGAGCCAGTCGGCGTGGACGCGTTTGGGATAGGTGGCCGGGTCGCTCTCATACAGTTCTGCGGCCGTGGCCGGCAGAGCCCGGGCAAAGGACATGGCCTCTGCGGTGAGGGTGTGGAAGGTCATCACGCTGCGGACCCCGGTGAGGTCGGTGTACTTCAGCAGGGCGGCCTGGAGAGCGGCCAGGCGTCGGCCGCGGAACTCTTCGCGGGAGGCCGTCGAGCCGGGGGGCTCGGGGTCGCGGATCTCCAGGACGTCGACCTCGAAGCGCGCAAGGATCGCCTTCTCGATTGCCTCCATCAGGCCGAGGTCGTGGAGTACGGGCCCGAAGATCGCGGGGTCGTTCATCGAGGCGATCGGACGTGCCAGGCCGCCCGTCGCCGTTGCGGAGGTGTCCCACAGGCGCGGGGTGGCGGTCATGTAGAGACGCCGGGCCGCGGGGATGCGGTCCTGATCGTGCACGGCGGTCCACGCCTTGTCGAGGTCCCCGGCGAAGTGGTGCGCCTCGTCGATCACGAGGAGGTCGAAGGGGCGCAGCCGCTGGCCGTAGGTGCCGCGCATCGCCTCCTCCAGGACGCTCAGGGCGAGTTCGGTCTCGTCCTGGTCGTCGGCGAGGCCCTGGGGGGAAAGGCTGGCGTTGGTCGCGAACATGAGCGTGGGCTGGTCCCTGGTCCACAGCGCCAGCTGGGTCGGGTTGGTCGTGCAGCGCACGTCCAGGCTCTCCAGCAACGGGGCGGTGCCGAGGTGGCACACGGCGACCCCGGGCGTGCGGTGCCCGGCCCGGCGCCAGGACTGCACGGTCTGGGTCAGCAGGTCCAGCGTGGGCACCAGCACCCCGGTCAGCCCGCGGGGGGCCAGTTTCAGAGCGGCGACAGCCGCCGAGACCGTCTTGCCGGTGCCGGGCGCCGAACAGAGCTGTCCGCGTAGGCCTCGGGCAGGCTGATCCCCGTTTCGGGCCCCATGAAGGCCGTCGATAAGTGCGGGAACTGCCTCTTTCTGGTGCCGCCGGAGCCGAAGAACCTCTCCCACTGCTGCGCCTCACTTCCCCACCAACAGGTGAATTGAGAGAAATTCTTCAGAGAGATATCCGCTCAGCCCGGAGCTCTAACCAATACATCGAGCGCAGGCCGGGCGGACACCGCGGAGCGCTCTTTCAGGCGCCTTCCCTTGCTGGCGCTTCAAGACACCACATCCGTCAACGAGTGTCCAATCAGAGCCCGATGTATCCTCAGCAGCGTCCAATGCTCGCCTAACAGCTGCCCAATCTCTGTAAACTGAGGGGCATGGATGCAGCTAACGACCCCGTAGCAGCCCTTCTCGAAGAAGCACGCCGACGCAAGACCATGCCGCCGCCCGCCGAGCGCCAACGCCTTCGAGAGGCAGCCGGGTTGACTCGCGGCCAGGTCGCCGAAGCGTGCCAGGTCGGCCGCCAGACGATCGCGAACTGGGAGGAGGGAAAGACCATCCCCCAGCCGCCCGGCGCCACGGCCTACGCACGCCTCCTCGACGGCCTCAAGGAACTCCACCCCACCCCGACGGAACCCCGCCCGGCCCCGGCCGCCGGGGACGAGACCGCCCCCCGGCCCGACGACAGGGTCTCCCCCCAGCCGGAGCCCGTGACCACACCGGCCCCTCCCCACGCGGCCGCGCTGTCACCCACCCCTGCACCGAACCGCACCCGGCCTCAGCGCAGGGCC
Coding sequences within it:
- a CDS encoding DEAD/DEAH box helicase, which translates into the protein MGEVLRLRRHQKEAVPALIDGLHGARNGDQPARGLRGQLCSAPGTGKTVSAAVAALKLAPRGLTGVLVPTLDLLTQTVQSWRRAGHRTPGVAVCHLGTAPLLESLDVRCTTNPTQLALWTRDQPTLMFATNASLSPQGLADDQDETELALSVLEEAMRGTYGQRLRPFDLLVIDEAHHFAGDLDKAWTAVHDQDRIPAARRLYMTATPRLWDTSATATGGLARPIASMNDPAIFGPVLHDLGLMEAIEKAILARFEVDVLEIRDPEPPGSTASREEFRGRRLAALQAALLKYTDLTGVRSVMTFHTLTAEAMSFARALPATAAELYESDPATYPKRVHADWLSGEHPAQHRRTVLNRFADGLDHEGWVSDVSFLSSCQVLGEGVDIRGRRGVDAVVFADTRQSTVQIIQIIGRALRQEPEEGKVARIVVPVFLEPGEDPDHMVSSPSYRPLVAVLQGLRAYDENILERMLPQRTTQRGASTPTLNLDPQAEPAASPKTAEDTPATDDTSEKQTTGTQPPRDAATANMPLLHFSLPRNPDVLAAFLRTRVLQPDSTTWLQGFERFREWADHHGHAHIPIDTVVDDPGGGTYPLGSWTSEQRRAFVEGTIKAWRAKLLDDYGMIWSVADAAFWKKLPAARRYYAKYATLAAPRSAVIDDVPVGQWLAHLRKPGGLGTDPERARLRRDALTAIDPYWNPDWPVEWQRHYTAARTLLREEPGPVTVFPGLTVHAMDVGKWLHHQTDPEVWNTLMPGQIELLTKLGLSPRTPTTPPASPALPVAETVPAPAPPSSTIPTPSKGFPRGVAALRQYIARTGRLTPPRAEVETMPDGATVAVGVWFSNTKARRAKLTAHQRAELVDLGHEWAAEEGAAR